In a genomic window of Amycolatopsis japonica:
- a CDS encoding alpha-ketoacid dehydrogenase subunit beta, which produces MADLQKLTIGKAINLGLRRAMEEDPKVLIMGEDVGKLGGVFRITDGLQKDFGEQRVLDTPLAESGIIGTAVGLAVRGFRPVCEIQFEGFIFPGFDQISSQVAKLHYRTQGKIKMPIVIRVPFGGGIGAVEHHSESPESLFAHIPGLKVVSVSNAVDAYWGIQQAIKSDDPILFFEPKKLYHSGAMKSEVDTDTTPDPLFKSRVVREGTAVTVVAYGPSVKVALDAATAAEDEGKSLEVIDLRTLSPLDLEPVFESVRKTGRLIALSEAPSESSLTSEIAARVQEECFYSLEAPVLRVTGFDTPYPPAKLEEHYLPDLDRVLHTVDRSLAW; this is translated from the coding sequence ATGGCCGACCTCCAGAAACTCACCATCGGCAAGGCGATCAACCTCGGCCTCCGGCGCGCCATGGAAGAGGACCCGAAGGTCCTGATCATGGGTGAAGACGTCGGCAAGCTCGGCGGCGTCTTCCGCATCACCGACGGACTGCAGAAGGACTTCGGCGAGCAGCGCGTCCTGGACACGCCGCTCGCGGAATCGGGCATCATCGGCACCGCGGTCGGCCTCGCCGTCCGTGGTTTTCGCCCCGTCTGCGAGATCCAGTTCGAGGGCTTCATCTTCCCGGGCTTCGACCAGATCTCCAGCCAGGTCGCCAAACTGCACTACCGGACGCAGGGCAAGATCAAGATGCCCATCGTGATCCGCGTGCCGTTCGGTGGCGGCATCGGCGCGGTCGAGCACCACTCGGAGTCGCCGGAGTCGCTGTTCGCGCACATCCCCGGCCTCAAGGTCGTTTCGGTCTCGAACGCCGTCGACGCCTACTGGGGCATCCAGCAGGCGATCAAGTCCGACGACCCGATCCTGTTCTTCGAGCCGAAGAAGCTGTACCACTCGGGCGCGATGAAGTCCGAGGTCGACACCGACACCACGCCGGACCCGCTGTTCAAGTCCCGCGTCGTCCGCGAAGGCACGGCGGTCACCGTCGTCGCGTACGGCCCGTCGGTGAAGGTCGCGCTCGACGCGGCGACCGCCGCCGAGGACGAGGGCAAGTCGCTGGAGGTCATCGACCTGCGGACGCTCTCCCCGCTCGACCTGGAGCCGGTTTTCGAGTCGGTACGCAAGACCGGACGGCTCATCGCGCTGAGCGAGGCGCCGTCGGAATCGTCGCTGACCTCGGAGATCGCCGCGCGCGTGCAGGAGGAATGCTTCTACTCGCTGGAAGCCCCCGTGCTGCGGGTGACCGGATTCGACACGCCGTACCCGCCCGCCAAACTCGAGGAGCACTACCTCCCCGACCTGGACCGGGTTCTGCACACCGTCGACCGTTCGCTCGCCTGGTAA
- a CDS encoding M20/M25/M40 family metallo-hydrolase produces the protein MEQKSVRETVVSNWTNDVLPSLSGLVAIPALSPAFDAEWAKTGHLAAAVEHVRSWIAAREIPGATLEVVELEGRSPLLVVDIPATSEAADKGTVLMYGHLDKQPPVGGWSEGLDPWTPVIRDGRLYGRGAVDDGYSGYAATTAIEAVRAAGGEHSRAVVLLETGEESGSPDLPAYVEHLKEKLGAVSLVVCLDAGGTDYKRLWLTTSLRGMLHVNVTVKVLESAQHSGMASGIVASSFRVLRALIDRIENVETGEIKLAELSVDIPENRVEEARGVVEIAPGAAKTLFPVVGRTVSDDDLELLLNNSWRPTLSVIGAKGFPLPADAGNVLRDSTTLTLSFRLPPTADAKAAMEAVRRVLTTDVPYDASVELGDFQAENGWNAPDTAPWLDEVLHHVSGEVFGEPHKSFGMGGSIPFMGLLGEKYPDAQFVVTGACGPDSNIHVPDEWLNIDFAQRITEAVAHILDAHAKS, from the coding sequence GTGGAGCAGAAATCCGTACGCGAAACCGTGGTTTCGAACTGGACGAACGACGTCCTTCCCAGCCTGTCCGGCCTGGTGGCGATCCCCGCCTTGTCGCCGGCGTTCGACGCCGAGTGGGCGAAGACCGGCCATCTGGCCGCCGCCGTCGAGCACGTCCGCTCCTGGATCGCCGCGCGGGAGATCCCCGGCGCGACGCTCGAGGTCGTGGAGCTCGAAGGCCGCAGCCCGCTGCTGGTCGTCGACATCCCGGCGACGTCCGAAGCCGCCGACAAGGGCACCGTGCTCATGTACGGGCACCTCGACAAGCAGCCGCCGGTCGGTGGCTGGTCCGAGGGGCTCGACCCGTGGACGCCGGTGATCCGCGACGGGCGGCTGTACGGCCGCGGCGCGGTCGACGACGGCTACTCCGGCTACGCGGCGACGACGGCGATCGAAGCCGTGCGCGCCGCCGGTGGCGAGCACTCCCGCGCGGTCGTGCTGCTGGAGACCGGTGAGGAATCCGGCAGCCCGGATCTGCCCGCCTACGTCGAGCACCTGAAGGAGAAGCTCGGCGCGGTCTCGCTGGTCGTCTGCCTCGACGCCGGCGGCACCGACTACAAGCGCCTGTGGCTGACCACCAGCCTGCGCGGCATGCTGCACGTCAACGTCACCGTGAAGGTGCTCGAGTCCGCGCAGCACTCCGGCATGGCCAGCGGCATCGTGGCCAGTTCGTTCCGCGTCCTGCGTGCGCTGATCGACCGGATCGAGAACGTCGAGACCGGCGAGATCAAGCTCGCCGAGCTCAGCGTCGACATCCCGGAGAACCGCGTCGAAGAGGCTCGTGGCGTCGTCGAGATCGCGCCCGGCGCGGCGAAGACGCTCTTCCCGGTGGTCGGCCGGACGGTCTCCGACGACGATCTGGAGCTGCTGCTCAACAACTCGTGGCGGCCGACGCTTTCGGTGATCGGCGCGAAGGGCTTCCCGCTCCCCGCCGACGCGGGCAACGTGCTGCGCGACAGCACCACGCTCACGCTGAGCTTCCGTCTGCCGCCGACCGCCGACGCGAAGGCCGCGATGGAGGCGGTCCGCCGCGTCCTCACCACCGACGTTCCTTACGACGCTTCGGTCGAGCTCGGGGATTTTCAGGCGGAGAACGGCTGGAACGCTCCGGACACCGCGCCGTGGCTCGACGAGGTGCTGCACCACGTCAGCGGCGAGGTCTTCGGCGAGCCGCACAAGAGCTTCGGCATGGGCGGGTCGATCCCGTTCATGGGGCTGCTCGGCGAGAAGTACCCGGACGCGCAGTTCGTGGTCACCGGCGCCTGCGGGCCGGACTCGAACATCCACGTGCCGGACGAGTGGCTGAACATCGACTTCGCGCAGCGGATCACCGAGGCGGTCGCGCACATCCTGGACGCGCACGCCAAGAGCTGA
- a CDS encoding TetR/AcrR family transcriptional regulator — MSADERRRMIVQSVLPLLVEHGAGVTSSQIARAAGIGEGTVFRVFKDKDELFATCFAEALKPDQVLDAIAVIDLEQPLDDRLIEAADALSAHLQRMGALMAVMHGSGRRLEHRHDDRRDRRKESMSVMRDAMAELFEPEKDRLRLPPSQSAALFLSLLFSGRIRFSETGDEPTTMELVDVFLNGALAAA, encoded by the coding sequence ATGAGTGCCGACGAGCGGCGCCGGATGATCGTCCAGTCCGTGCTGCCCTTGCTGGTGGAGCACGGCGCCGGTGTCACGTCGAGCCAGATCGCGCGCGCCGCGGGCATCGGCGAAGGCACCGTCTTCCGCGTGTTCAAGGACAAGGACGAACTGTTCGCCACCTGCTTCGCCGAAGCGCTGAAGCCCGACCAGGTACTCGACGCGATCGCGGTCATCGACCTCGAACAGCCCCTCGACGACAGGCTCATCGAGGCGGCCGACGCGCTCAGCGCGCACCTCCAGCGGATGGGCGCGCTCATGGCGGTCATGCATGGTTCCGGCAGGCGACTGGAGCATCGTCATGACGATCGCCGAGACCGGCGCAAGGAGTCGATGAGCGTCATGCGCGACGCCATGGCCGAGCTGTTCGAACCGGAGAAGGATCGGCTGCGCCTGCCGCCGTCGCAGTCCGCGGCGCTGTTCCTGTCGCTGCTGTTCAGCGGCCGGATCCGGTTCAGCGAGACCGGGGACGAGCCCACCACGATGGAGCTCGTCGACGTGTTCCTCAACGGCGCCTTGGCGGCCGCGTGA
- a CDS encoding ABC transporter substrate-binding protein — translation MHLSRRGFLAGTAALGATGLLTACGYQDETPTRGAGATWSFTDDRGRKLEGERPTRIVAQVTAAAALWDLGVKSVGIFGPSKFADGKPDPQAGGVDLNTVTSLGNVWNEFNFDKFVSLNPQLLISVMYLKDQMWYVPDTQTEKIDKAAPSVGVRLQDISMPEGIAKFIALAKALGADTETPAIKAAKEEYEKADAALAEAAKKAAGLKILLVSAQKDAVYVSNAPKFATSKHYQSKGLDFVTPEAPDESQGGYYQQISWENIGKYPADVIMYDNRGGSLSLGPDGLGGVPTWAQLPAVKAGKLIPWNNETPFSYQRFTPQLTELAATLNKFA, via the coding sequence ATGCACCTCTCCCGACGCGGCTTTCTCGCCGGCACCGCGGCGCTCGGCGCCACCGGCCTCCTGACCGCCTGCGGCTACCAGGACGAGACACCCACGCGGGGAGCGGGCGCGACCTGGTCGTTCACCGACGACCGCGGCCGGAAACTCGAAGGCGAGCGGCCGACGCGGATCGTCGCGCAGGTGACCGCGGCGGCGGCGCTGTGGGACCTCGGCGTGAAGTCGGTCGGGATCTTCGGTCCGTCGAAGTTCGCCGACGGCAAGCCGGACCCGCAGGCGGGCGGCGTCGACCTCAACACGGTGACCTCGCTCGGGAACGTGTGGAACGAGTTCAACTTCGACAAGTTCGTCTCGCTGAACCCGCAGCTGCTGATCAGCGTGATGTACCTCAAGGACCAGATGTGGTACGTCCCGGACACGCAGACCGAGAAGATCGACAAGGCCGCGCCCAGCGTCGGCGTCCGGCTGCAGGACATCTCGATGCCCGAAGGGATCGCGAAGTTCATCGCGCTCGCGAAGGCGCTCGGCGCCGACACCGAGACTCCGGCGATCAAGGCCGCGAAGGAGGAGTACGAGAAGGCTGACGCCGCGCTCGCCGAAGCGGCGAAGAAGGCCGCTGGGCTGAAGATCCTCCTCGTGTCCGCGCAGAAGGACGCCGTCTACGTCTCGAACGCGCCGAAATTCGCGACCTCGAAGCACTACCAGAGCAAGGGACTCGACTTCGTCACGCCGGAGGCGCCGGACGAGAGCCAGGGCGGCTACTACCAGCAGATCAGCTGGGAGAACATCGGCAAGTACCCGGCCGACGTGATCATGTACGACAACCGCGGCGGTTCGCTTTCGCTCGGCCCGGACGGGCTCGGCGGCGTGCCGACCTGGGCACAGCTGCCCGCGGTGAAGGCCGGGAAGCTGATCCCTTGGAACAACGAGACGCCGTTCTCGTACCAGCGTTTCACGCCGCAGCTGACGGAACTCGCCGCGACGCTGAACAAGTTCGCCTAG
- a CDS encoding dihydrolipoamide acetyltransferase family protein, which yields MPEYKQFPLADTAEGLTEADIIAWQVKPGDTVTVNQIVVEVETAKAAVELPIPWAGVVTELLVEPGQTVEVGAPILTIDVDPGGKAAPAPAAAPAAEEPAEEEMKPLVGYGSKAVVTQRRARKGAAPAAPAPVAAAPAPVAPAAPAVASKPKGGYVPLAKPPVRKLAKDLGVDLHALTGTADGGVITRDDVHAAANGSATPTAVSTVDSGYDPATRERRVPIKGVRKATAAAMVQSAYTAPHVTEFLTIDVTPMMEFREKLKKSREFAGVKVTPLTFAAKAVCLAAKRTPDVNAVWDEAAQEIVYKDYVHLGIAAATPRGLVVPKVRDADSMSLKELAIALTELTDVAREGKTTPAAMLGGTITITNVGVFGVDTGTPIINPGESAILCLGAIKDTPWVVDGEIKVRKVLQLSLSFDHRVVDGQQGSEFLADVGALLADPAVAITY from the coding sequence ATGCCCGAGTACAAACAATTCCCCCTGGCCGACACGGCGGAGGGGCTGACCGAGGCCGACATCATCGCCTGGCAGGTCAAGCCGGGTGACACCGTGACGGTGAACCAGATCGTCGTCGAGGTCGAGACCGCGAAGGCCGCCGTCGAACTGCCCATCCCGTGGGCGGGCGTGGTCACCGAACTGCTCGTCGAGCCGGGCCAGACGGTGGAGGTCGGCGCGCCGATCCTCACCATCGACGTCGACCCCGGCGGCAAGGCGGCACCGGCACCCGCCGCCGCTCCCGCGGCTGAAGAGCCGGCGGAAGAGGAGATGAAGCCGCTGGTCGGCTACGGCTCCAAGGCCGTCGTGACGCAGCGCCGGGCGCGCAAGGGTGCTGCTCCCGCTGCTCCGGCTCCGGTGGCCGCGGCTCCTGCTCCCGTCGCGCCTGCCGCGCCTGCGGTGGCTTCGAAGCCGAAGGGCGGGTACGTGCCGCTGGCGAAGCCGCCGGTGCGCAAGCTCGCCAAGGATCTCGGCGTCGATCTGCACGCGCTCACCGGCACCGCCGACGGCGGCGTCATCACGCGTGACGACGTGCACGCGGCCGCCAACGGTTCGGCCACACCGACCGCTGTGTCCACTGTGGACAGCGGCTACGACCCGGCGACGCGGGAACGCCGTGTCCCGATCAAGGGCGTCCGCAAGGCCACCGCCGCCGCGATGGTGCAGAGCGCCTACACCGCCCCGCATGTCACGGAGTTCCTGACCATCGACGTCACGCCGATGATGGAATTCCGAGAGAAGCTGAAGAAGTCGCGCGAGTTCGCCGGGGTCAAGGTCACCCCGCTGACCTTCGCGGCGAAGGCCGTCTGCCTGGCGGCCAAGCGCACTCCGGACGTCAACGCGGTGTGGGACGAGGCGGCGCAGGAGATCGTCTACAAGGACTACGTGCACCTCGGGATCGCCGCGGCCACCCCGCGCGGGCTCGTCGTGCCGAAGGTCCGTGACGCGGATTCGATGTCCCTCAAGGAACTCGCGATCGCGCTCACCGAGCTGACCGACGTCGCCCGCGAGGGCAAGACCACCCCGGCGGCCATGCTCGGCGGCACGATCACCATCACCAACGTCGGCGTCTTCGGCGTCGACACCGGTACGCCGATCATCAACCCCGGCGAGTCCGCGATCCTGTGCCTCGGCGCGATCAAGGACACCCCGTGGGTAGTCGACGGCGAGATCAAGGTGCGCAAGGTGCTCCAGCTTTCGCTGAGCTTCGACCACCGTGTGGTCGACGGGCAGCAGGGTTCGGAGTTCCTGGCCGACGTCGGCGCCCTGCTGGCCGACCCGGCGGTCGCGATCACCTACTGA
- a CDS encoding FecCD family ABC transporter permease, with amino-acid sequence MVQVTERGTTMRTSVSVRTLVLVGSLTALVAVILLSIGFGSNRLSLGEVLHALFAYDGSYNDVVVRDDRLPRTVLGVLVGMALALAGSLMQAITRNPVAEPGLLGINHGAAVAIVLGSTLFSVTSPGEYVWFAFAGALAGTALVSVIGGTRGATSPLRLVLAGVAVQAVFVGINQGMQMVNTHNLQAMRFWLVGSLVNRNLDQLSVLLPFFVAGVVIAIVLARALNALALGEDTARGLGANPALVRVAGMVAVGLLAASATAACGPIAFVGLMIPHVVRTLIGQDERWVMLISALLGPVLLLGCDVLGRLLGSPGEIQVGVMTDVVGGIAFVIVARRLKAVRR; translated from the coding sequence ATGGTCCAGGTCACGGAGCGCGGCACGACCATGAGGACCAGCGTTTCCGTGAGAACGCTGGTCCTCGTGGGGTCCCTGACAGCGCTCGTCGCGGTCATCCTGCTGTCGATCGGCTTCGGCTCGAACCGCCTCTCGCTCGGCGAAGTCCTGCACGCCCTCTTCGCCTACGACGGGAGCTACAACGACGTCGTCGTCCGCGACGATCGCCTGCCCCGCACTGTGCTCGGCGTCCTGGTCGGGATGGCGCTCGCGCTGGCGGGCTCGCTCATGCAGGCGATCACGCGCAACCCGGTCGCGGAACCCGGCCTGCTCGGCATCAACCACGGTGCCGCCGTCGCGATCGTGCTCGGCTCGACGCTGTTCTCGGTGACTTCGCCCGGCGAGTACGTCTGGTTCGCCTTCGCCGGGGCGCTCGCGGGAACCGCGCTGGTCTCGGTGATCGGCGGGACACGCGGGGCGACGAGCCCGCTGAGGCTGGTGCTGGCCGGTGTCGCCGTCCAGGCGGTGTTCGTCGGGATCAACCAGGGCATGCAGATGGTCAACACGCACAACCTGCAGGCCATGCGGTTCTGGCTGGTCGGCTCGCTGGTGAACCGGAACCTGGATCAGCTGTCGGTCTTGCTGCCGTTCTTCGTCGCGGGGGTGGTGATCGCGATCGTGCTGGCCCGCGCGCTGAACGCGCTGGCGCTCGGTGAGGACACGGCCCGCGGCCTCGGCGCGAATCCGGCGCTCGTCCGCGTCGCCGGGATGGTCGCCGTCGGTCTGCTTGCGGCGTCGGCGACCGCGGCCTGCGGGCCGATCGCCTTCGTCGGCCTGATGATCCCGCACGTCGTCCGCACGTTGATCGGCCAGGACGAGCGGTGGGTGATGCTGATTTCGGCGTTGCTCGGGCCGGTGCTGCTGCTCGGCTGCGACGTCCTCGGCCGCCTGCTCGGCTCGCCGGGGGAGATCCAGGTCGGCGTGATGACCGACGTCGTCGGCGGGATCGCGTTCGTGATCGTGGCCCGGCGCTTGAAGGCGGTGCGCCGATGA
- a CDS encoding FecCD family ABC transporter permease produces the protein MTALVRRESGVDRRSVIVVAVLALVTLTLVVLSVGTGDYEMSPGEVLATLAGSGTKAQYLVVMGRLPRVLVAILVGAALALAGAVFQTITRNPLGSPDIIGFTTGSATGGIVTLLLFGSGPGLVSVGALVGGLLTALVVMALCAPHGLLSSRLVLLGIAVSAVLVGVNSYLLVKANLEAAAQAVGWLVGDLAGRDWSFFVPLAVAVAVLAPIVFFNGRALRMLEMGDDTATGIGVDVHRVRLTLVLVAVALVAAATAATGPLPFIALAAPQLARRMTRLPGPNLAASAFVGAALVVAADYLGQRLLESSLLPAGVVAAALGGAYLLWLLLRRRA, from the coding sequence ATGACCGCGCTCGTCCGTCGTGAGTCCGGTGTGGACAGACGATCGGTGATCGTCGTCGCCGTGCTGGCCCTGGTGACGCTGACGCTCGTCGTGCTTTCCGTCGGCACCGGCGACTACGAAATGAGCCCCGGCGAAGTGCTCGCCACACTCGCGGGTTCGGGCACGAAGGCGCAGTACCTGGTCGTCATGGGACGGCTGCCGCGCGTGCTGGTCGCGATCCTCGTCGGGGCCGCGCTGGCGCTGGCCGGGGCGGTCTTCCAGACGATCACGCGCAACCCGCTCGGCAGCCCGGACATCATCGGCTTCACGACCGGCTCGGCGACCGGCGGCATCGTGACCCTGCTGCTCTTCGGCTCCGGCCCCGGGCTGGTCTCCGTCGGCGCGCTGGTCGGCGGGCTGCTGACCGCGCTGGTCGTGATGGCCTTGTGCGCGCCGCACGGTCTGCTGAGTTCGCGGCTGGTGCTGCTCGGGATCGCGGTCAGCGCGGTATTGGTCGGCGTGAACTCGTATCTGCTGGTGAAGGCGAACCTCGAAGCCGCCGCGCAGGCCGTCGGCTGGCTGGTCGGCGACCTCGCCGGCCGCGACTGGAGCTTCTTCGTGCCGCTGGCGGTCGCGGTGGCGGTGCTCGCCCCGATCGTGTTCTTCAACGGCCGCGCGCTGCGCATGCTGGAGATGGGCGACGACACCGCCACCGGTATCGGCGTCGACGTCCACCGCGTGCGGCTGACCCTGGTGCTGGTCGCGGTCGCGCTGGTGGCCGCCGCCACCGCCGCGACCGGGCCGCTGCCGTTCATCGCGCTCGCCGCGCCCCAGCTCGCGCGCCGGATGACGCGTCTGCCGGGGCCCAACCTGGCGGCTTCGGCCTTCGTCGGCGCGGCGCTGGTCGTCGCGGCGGACTACCTCGGCCAGCGGCTGCTGGAGTCCTCGCTGCTGCCCGCCGGTGTCGTGGCGGCAGCCCTCGGCGGCGCCTATCTGCTCTGGCTGCTGCTGCGTCGCAGGGCTTAG
- the pdhA gene encoding pyruvate dehydrogenase (acetyl-transferring) E1 component subunit alpha, whose product MPSEHWTHPEPGDGPAAAAAQPTPEQVIAGLRATSEGGAELTQLLTPEGERVASPQFDRYVDDIDAEALKGLYRDMVLVRRADREANAMQRQGQLGIWVPLLGQEAAQIGSGRALEKRDMAFPSYREHGVAYARGIDLKEVLGIFRCTDHSGWDYQAHRFHPYTIVIGNQVLNAAGYAMGQKFEGKVGDEDSEATICYFGDGATSQGDVHEGFVWAAVYDAPIVFFCQNNQWAISEPTERQSRLPLYQRARGYGFPGIRVDGNDVLACLAVSRWALEECRHGNGPVLIEAFTYRMDAHTTTDDPTRYRLSDELEEWKLKDPIERVRAYLARGGGADQAFFDQVQADSDAFAAELRDYCFNMPEPPPDRIFSHVYAESTPLLDAQREEYLSYLDGFIGAGEH is encoded by the coding sequence ATGCCGTCCGAACACTGGACGCACCCGGAACCTGGAGACGGTCCCGCCGCCGCGGCGGCGCAACCCACCCCCGAACAGGTGATCGCGGGTTTGCGAGCAACGAGCGAAGGTGGCGCTGAGCTGACTCAGCTGCTCACTCCCGAAGGCGAACGGGTCGCCTCGCCGCAATTCGACCGGTATGTCGACGACATCGACGCCGAAGCCCTCAAAGGCCTGTACCGCGACATGGTCCTGGTCCGCCGGGCGGACCGCGAGGCCAACGCCATGCAGCGCCAGGGCCAGCTCGGCATCTGGGTCCCGCTGCTCGGTCAGGAGGCCGCGCAGATCGGCTCCGGCCGCGCGCTGGAGAAGCGGGACATGGCCTTCCCGAGCTACCGCGAGCACGGCGTCGCGTACGCCCGCGGCATCGACCTCAAAGAGGTGCTCGGCATCTTCCGCTGCACCGACCACAGTGGCTGGGACTACCAGGCCCACCGCTTCCACCCGTACACCATCGTGATCGGCAACCAGGTGCTCAACGCCGCCGGTTACGCGATGGGCCAGAAGTTCGAAGGCAAGGTCGGCGACGAAGACAGCGAAGCGACCATCTGTTACTTCGGTGACGGAGCGACTTCGCAGGGCGACGTGCACGAAGGCTTCGTCTGGGCAGCCGTCTACGACGCGCCGATCGTGTTCTTCTGCCAGAACAACCAGTGGGCGATCTCCGAGCCCACCGAGCGCCAGTCGCGGCTGCCGCTGTACCAGCGCGCCCGCGGTTACGGCTTCCCCGGCATCCGCGTGGACGGCAACGACGTCCTCGCCTGCCTCGCGGTCTCCCGCTGGGCGCTGGAGGAGTGCCGTCACGGCAACGGCCCGGTGCTGATCGAGGCGTTCACCTACCGGATGGACGCGCACACCACCACCGACGACCCCACCCGCTACCGGCTCTCCGACGAGCTGGAGGAGTGGAAGCTGAAGGACCCGATCGAGCGCGTCCGGGCGTACCTCGCCCGCGGTGGCGGCGCCGACCAGGCGTTCTTCGACCAGGTGCAGGCCGACTCGGACGCCTTCGCGGCCGAACTGCGCGACTATTGCTTCAACATGCCCGAACCACCACCGGACCGGATCTTCTCCCACGTGTACGCGGAGTCCACGCCGCTGCTGGACGCGCAGCGCGAGGAGTACCTGTCCTACCTGGACGGTTTCATCGGGGCGGGGGAGCACTGA
- a CDS encoding alpha/beta fold hydrolase produces MFEGFELENVDTGEVTFRVRHGGSGPPLVLLHGHPRTHTTWYDVAPRLADAFTVVCPDLPGYGQSSKPETAEDHSAHSKRAMARHIVALMRHLGHERFAVAGHDRGSYVAHRLAMDHPEAVTRLVVLDGVPIGEALARADATFARKWWHWFFFGQLAKPAERVINADPDAWYGGDPEAMGAENHADFLRAIHDPETVHAMLEDYRAGLGPDREADDADKAAGRKLGCPVLMLWSSRDDMAELYGDPIAVWREWADDVRGLAIESGHHMAEDNPADLAAALREFLG; encoded by the coding sequence ATGTTCGAAGGCTTCGAGCTCGAAAACGTCGACACGGGCGAAGTGACCTTCAGGGTCCGCCACGGCGGATCGGGGCCGCCGCTCGTCCTCCTGCACGGACATCCCCGCACCCACACCACCTGGTACGACGTCGCGCCGCGGCTCGCGGACGCGTTCACCGTCGTCTGCCCGGATCTCCCCGGCTACGGCCAGTCCTCGAAACCCGAGACCGCCGAAGACCACTCGGCGCACTCGAAACGTGCCATGGCCAGGCACATCGTCGCCCTCATGCGGCACCTCGGGCATGAACGGTTCGCCGTCGCCGGGCACGATCGCGGCAGCTACGTGGCGCATCGGCTGGCCATGGATCACCCCGAAGCGGTCACCAGGCTGGTCGTCCTCGACGGCGTCCCGATCGGTGAGGCGCTCGCGCGGGCCGACGCGACCTTCGCGCGGAAATGGTGGCACTGGTTCTTCTTCGGTCAGCTCGCGAAACCCGCCGAGCGGGTGATCAACGCCGACCCGGACGCTTGGTACGGCGGTGATCCCGAAGCGATGGGCGCGGAGAACCACGCCGACTTCCTGCGTGCGATCCACGATCCCGAGACGGTTCACGCGATGTTGGAGGACTACCGCGCCGGCCTCGGGCCCGACCGCGAAGCCGACGACGCCGACAAGGCGGCCGGGCGGAAGCTCGGCTGTCCCGTCCTCATGCTGTGGTCCAGCCGGGATGACATGGCCGAGCTGTACGGCGACCCGATCGCGGTGTGGCGCGAATGGGCCGACGACGTCCGCGGCTTAGCGATCGAATCCGGGCACCACATGGCCGAGGACAACCCGGCCGACCTCGCGGCGGCGTTACGGGAGTTCCTGGGCTAG